The following proteins are encoded in a genomic region of Tenacibaculum sp. 190524A05c:
- a CDS encoding glycosyltransferase family 2 protein, whose product MEPIIKVIIPAYNEEDSIAKVIKDIPEIVDEIIVVSNNSTDNTELNAKNAGATVLKENRKGYGYACLKGMDYIAEQSEKPNVIVFLDGDYSDYPEQLTEIIAPIVNQDIDFVIGSRVQRLREKGSMTPQQVFGNWLATFLMKLFFGAKFTDLGPFRAIKYNKLLDLNMEDKTYGWTVEMQLKAIKRNYSYVEIPVKYRNRIGVSKVSGTVKGTILAGVKILSWIFKYSFK is encoded by the coding sequence ATGGAACCCATAATTAAAGTTATAATTCCAGCATATAACGAGGAAGATTCGATAGCTAAAGTAATAAAGGATATTCCCGAAATTGTAGATGAGATAATTGTAGTTAGCAATAATTCTACTGATAATACAGAATTAAATGCTAAAAATGCCGGGGCAACTGTACTTAAAGAAAACAGAAAAGGATACGGTTATGCTTGCTTAAAGGGAATGGATTACATTGCTGAACAAAGTGAGAAACCAAACGTAATTGTTTTTCTTGATGGTGACTACTCAGATTATCCAGAACAACTTACCGAAATAATAGCTCCTATTGTAAATCAAGATATAGATTTTGTAATTGGTTCACGTGTGCAACGACTACGTGAAAAAGGTTCTATGACACCACAGCAGGTGTTTGGTAACTGGTTAGCAACATTTTTAATGAAATTGTTTTTTGGTGCTAAATTCACAGATTTAGGTCCCTTTAGAGCAATTAAGTATAATAAGCTACTAGATTTAAACATGGAAGACAAAACATATGGTTGGACGGTTGAGATGCAATTAAAAGCAATCAAAAGAAATTATTCCTATGTTGAAATTCCTGTAAAATATAGAAATAGAATTGGCGTTTCTAAGGTTTCTGGTACAGTAAAAGGAACTATATTAGCAGGCGTAAAAATTTTAAGTTGGATCTTTAAATACAGTTTTAAATAA
- a CDS encoding mannosyltransferase, translated as MFNTNKRFILVLITVISCLLYYFTAYHLERTSFNTLILIWTVLFGGYAILLRNNYSFKHLAAIAVLFRLLFLIAIPNLSQDFYRFIWDGRMILEGMNPYIFLPENFIKSGFLPVEQAKELYEGMGPMNGSHYTNYPPLNQLSFLIAALFSSKSILGAAIAMRIQIILADIGIIYVGAKLLRRLGKNPSNIFLYALNPFIIIELTGNLHFEPVMLFFLVLSLYLFHKKKWILSAFMLAFSVSVKLIPLFFLPIFLRRFLIKNGKLELEGNAVKLLLFYSIVIATTIVLFLPFLSEFLIQSYSNSVGLWFRSFEFNASFYYVFREVGYLFRGYNEIAVIGKILPTLSVLFLLGVSLFRKNTSTIDIITSMLLALSFYYFMSTTVHPWYLATLIILSVFTKYKYPLVWSFVIILSYQAYANTPWHENLWFVALEYVVVFGYLIYELKKPTQRLSGKNCYEKEKESGL; from the coding sequence ATGTTCAACACAAACAAAAGATTTATTCTCGTTTTAATTACAGTAATCTCTTGTTTGTTGTATTATTTTACAGCTTATCATTTAGAAAGAACTTCCTTTAATACACTTATTTTAATTTGGACGGTGTTATTTGGTGGATATGCTATTCTTTTAAGGAATAACTATTCGTTTAAACATCTGGCTGCTATAGCAGTATTATTCAGATTATTGTTTTTGATTGCTATTCCTAATTTATCTCAAGATTTTTATCGATTTATATGGGACGGAAGGATGATTTTAGAAGGAATGAATCCTTATATATTCTTACCCGAAAACTTTATCAAAAGTGGTTTCTTACCAGTTGAACAAGCAAAAGAGTTGTATGAAGGTATGGGACCAATGAATGGAAGTCATTATACCAACTACCCTCCTTTAAATCAATTATCTTTTTTAATTGCAGCATTATTCTCAAGTAAATCCATTTTAGGAGCCGCAATTGCAATGCGCATTCAAATTATACTCGCCGATATTGGTATTATATATGTAGGAGCGAAACTATTAAGAAGGTTAGGCAAAAACCCAAGTAATATATTTCTTTATGCTCTAAACCCTTTTATTATAATTGAATTGACAGGGAATTTACATTTCGAACCTGTTATGCTATTTTTCTTAGTACTCTCCTTATACTTATTCCATAAGAAAAAATGGATTCTATCAGCATTTATGCTAGCTTTCTCGGTAAGTGTTAAACTTATTCCATTATTCTTTTTGCCTATTTTCTTAAGACGTTTTTTAATTAAAAATGGCAAATTAGAATTGGAAGGAAATGCTGTAAAATTATTATTATTCTACAGTATTGTGATAGCAACAACCATTGTCCTTTTCCTTCCATTTTTATCAGAGTTTTTAATTCAGAGCTATAGTAATTCAGTTGGTTTATGGTTTAGATCTTTTGAATTTAATGCTAGTTTCTACTACGTTTTTAGAGAAGTGGGATACTTATTTAGAGGATACAATGAAATTGCCGTTATCGGGAAGATTTTACCTACTCTAAGTGTTCTTTTTCTTCTTGGAGTAAGTCTATTTAGAAAGAACACTTCAACAATAGATATTATCACTTCGATGCTTTTAGCGTTGTCTTTTTACTATTTCATGTCAACTACAGTTCATCCATGGTATTTAGCAACACTAATTATACTTTCTGTTTTCACTAAATACAAATACCCATTAGTGTGGTCTTTTGTAATTATATTAAGCTATCAAGCTTACGCAAATACGCCTTGGCACGAAAACTTATGGTTCGTTGCTCTAGAATATGTAGTTGTATTTGGATACTTAATTTATGAGCTAAAAAAACCCACTCAAAGATTGAGTGGGAAAAATTGCTATGAAAAAGAAAAAGAAAGTGGTTTATAA
- a CDS encoding cellulose synthase family protein, which translates to MILEYIIISLYSISLLLVFMYALAQLNLLFNYLSSKKKIDESETFDLSKDEEIPYVTIQLPVYNELYVMERLLDNIALLKYPREKLEIQVLDDSTDESVNSTAEHIKKLQATGLDIQHIRRENRVGFKAGALKEGLKIAKGEFIAIFDADFLPKPCWLEKTVLYFKDPEIGVVQTRWGHINRNYSTLTKVQAFALDAHFSLEQVGRNSKGHFINFNGTAGIWRKECIIDAGNWEGDTLTEDLDLSYRAQLKKWKFKYLEDVVTPAELPVVISAARSQQFRWNKGGAENFQKMLAKIITSKNVNFKTKIHSVLHLLNSSMFTCIFLMGVLSIPMLYIKNEYAHLRVYFIVMSFFVTSTIIFFICYWFMYKRTFGGGIKSFIKYIGAFFTFFSIAMGFSLHNTIAVLEGHFGKKSEFVRTPKFNIKSLKDSWKNNKYIKKRPSLNVIIEGILALYFAFGLYSAFIVGDQGGDFGLFPFHLMLFIGFSYVFFKSIFSKA; encoded by the coding sequence ATGATTCTCGAATACATTATTATTAGTTTATACAGCATCTCTTTATTGCTGGTTTTCATGTATGCATTAGCGCAATTAAATTTGTTATTTAATTACTTGTCTTCTAAGAAAAAAATAGATGAATCAGAAACTTTTGATTTATCTAAAGATGAAGAAATTCCATATGTAACAATTCAATTACCAGTTTATAATGAATTGTATGTTATGGAGCGTTTATTGGATAACATCGCGTTATTAAAGTATCCTAGAGAAAAATTAGAAATTCAGGTATTGGATGATTCAACAGATGAATCTGTAAATTCCACTGCTGAGCATATTAAAAAACTACAAGCAACTGGTTTAGATATTCAACACATTAGAAGAGAAAATAGAGTTGGATTTAAAGCAGGAGCTTTAAAAGAAGGGTTGAAAATAGCAAAGGGTGAATTTATTGCCATATTTGACGCCGACTTTTTACCAAAACCGTGTTGGTTAGAAAAAACTGTACTTTATTTTAAAGATCCAGAAATTGGTGTTGTTCAAACACGTTGGGGACATATCAATAGAAATTATTCAACCTTAACTAAAGTTCAAGCTTTTGCTTTAGATGCGCATTTTTCATTAGAGCAAGTTGGAAGAAATAGTAAAGGTCATTTTATCAACTTCAATGGAACTGCTGGTATATGGCGTAAAGAATGTATTATTGATGCAGGAAATTGGGAAGGAGATACATTAACAGAGGATTTAGATTTAAGTTATAGAGCACAATTAAAGAAGTGGAAGTTTAAATATTTAGAAGATGTTGTGACTCCTGCTGAATTACCTGTAGTTATTAGCGCTGCTAGATCTCAACAATTCAGGTGGAATAAAGGTGGAGCTGAGAATTTCCAGAAAATGCTAGCGAAAATTATTACTAGTAAAAACGTAAACTTCAAAACCAAAATACATAGTGTTTTACACTTGTTAAATAGCTCAATGTTTACATGTATATTCTTAATGGGAGTTTTAAGTATTCCTATGTTATACATTAAAAATGAATACGCGCATTTAAGAGTTTATTTCATTGTAATGAGTTTCTTCGTAACCAGTACCATTATTTTCTTTATTTGTTATTGGTTCATGTACAAACGAACATTTGGTGGAGGAATTAAAAGTTTTATAAAATATATAGGAGCATTTTTTACATTCTTCTCTATTGCCATGGGATTCTCTTTACATAACACCATAGCTGTATTAGAAGGTCATTTTGGGAAGAAGAGTGAATTTGTTCGTACCCCTAAATTCAATATAAAATCTTTAAAAGATAGCTGGAAGAATAACAAGTATATTAAGAAACGACCATCTTTAAATGTAATTATTGAAGGAATATTGGCGTTATACTTTGCTTTTGGTTTATATAGTGCATTTATAGTTGGTGATCAGGGTGGTGATTTCGGACTTTTCCCATTTCATTTAATGCTTTTCATAGGATTTAGTTACGTATTCTTTAAATCAATTTTTTCTAAAGCGTAA